One Burkholderia gladioli genomic window, AGGCAAACAGGAGCCGCCGCCTGCGCACCTAGCGCGCAAGCAGCGGCGGGCTCGATCACCAGCGATGATGGACGTGCGGCGCGATCAGCTGATCGTAGATCCGCCGCGCCTGTTCCATGGTGTCCTCCGGCAGCGGGGCCAGCGCGCTCGCCTCGGCATTGCCCTTCGCCTGCGCGGCGTTCTTCGCGCCGGGGATGACGACCGACACGGCCCGCTCCATCAGGATCCAGCGCAGGGCGAACTGCGCCATCGTCGCGCCTTGCGGCACATGGGGGCGCAGCGCCTCGACGGCTTCCAGGGCAACCTCGTAAGGCACGCCGGAGAAGGTTTCGCCCACGTCGAAGGCTTCGCCGTGACGGTTGAAATTGCGGTGATCGTCGGCCGCGAAGCTCGACTGCGCCGTGAATTTGCCGGTCAGCATGCCGCTGGCCAGCGGCACGCGCACGATCATCGCGACATCGCGCGCGATCGCCTCGCGGAACAGCAACTGCGCCGGCCGCTGCCGGAACAGGTTGTAGATGAGCTGGACCGACACCAGGTTCGGATACTCGATCGCCTTCAAGGCCTCCTCGACGCGTTCGACCGACACGCCGTAATGGCGCAGCTTGCCGGCCGCGACGAGCTCGTCGAGCGCCTCGAACAGTTCAGGGCGGAAATAGGCGTCCGTCGGCGGGCAATGCAGTTGCAGCAGATCGAGCGTATCGACGCCGAGATTCTCGCGGCTGCGATCGATGAAGGCTTCGAGGTTGGCCTTCGTATAGCCCTCCAGCACATGCGGATTGAGCCGGCGCCCCGCCTTGGTCGCCACGATCGGACGCTGGCCTCCGCGCTCCTTCAATACCTCGCGAATGATCCGCTCCGAGCGGCCGTCGCCATAGACGTCGGCCGTATCGATGAAATCGACCCCGGCGTCGAGCGCCGCGTGCAGCGCCTGGCGCGCATCCGCGTCGGAGACGTCGCCCCATGCGCCGCCGATCGCCCAGGCACCGAAACCCACTTCCGAAACGTCCCAGCCGGTGCGGCCGAAACGGCGATGAGAAACCTGCATGACAACTCCGATAGGAATGAACGACGGATGGAGACAGGGTCGGGATGACCGCGCCGGCTTTCGTTCGCGATTCTGACACGCCGACTCATGAGTTGCGCTCAACGGCACGAGTGATGCCGGCGTCTTGCGCGAGGCGTGGCGGTTCGATCCCGGATCGCGGCGCGATGGAACGTGTTCGCCAATTGCCCTACTTCTTCGCCTGCATCGCCGCCAAGC contains:
- a CDS encoding aldo/keto reductase yields the protein MQVSHRRFGRTGWDVSEVGFGAWAIGGAWGDVSDADARQALHAALDAGVDFIDTADVYGDGRSERIIREVLKERGGQRPIVATKAGRRLNPHVLEGYTKANLEAFIDRSRENLGVDTLDLLQLHCPPTDAYFRPELFEALDELVAAGKLRHYGVSVERVEEALKAIEYPNLVSVQLIYNLFRQRPAQLLFREAIARDVAMIVRVPLASGMLTGKFTAQSSFAADDHRNFNRHGEAFDVGETFSGVPYEVALEAVEALRPHVPQGATMAQFALRWILMERAVSVVIPGAKNAAQAKGNAEASALAPLPEDTMEQARRIYDQLIAPHVHHRW